From Peromyscus maniculatus bairdii isolate BWxNUB_F1_BW_parent chromosome 8, HU_Pman_BW_mat_3.1, whole genome shotgun sequence, a single genomic window includes:
- the Nagpa gene encoding N-acetylglucosamine-1-phosphodiester alpha-N-acetylglucosaminidase, whose translation MASPRICGLLFLPSLLCLLGVAWCSLGSGVSRDDDLLLPYPLARTRPSRDCARVRAGSREQESWPPPPATPGASHRAAVRTFVSHFGGRAVAGHLTRVPEPLRTFSVLEPGGPGGCAQKRRATVEDTAVPAGCLIAQNGGFFRMGTGECLGNVVSDGRLVSSSGGLQNAQFGIRRDGTLVTGYLSEEEVLDTVNPFEQLLSGVVWLIRNGSIYINESQATECDETQETGSFSKFVNVISARTAVGHDRKGQLVLFHADGQTEQRGINLWEMAEFLLRQDVVNAINLDGGGSATFVRNGTLASYPSDHCQDNMWRCPRHVSTVVCVHEPRCQPPNCSGHGTCVDGHCECTGRFWRGAACSELDCGPSNCSQHGLCTETGCRCDAGWTGSNCSEECPLGWYGPGCQRPCQCEHQCPCDPQTGNCSISQVKQCLRPTEATPRAGELAFFTRTTWLALTLILVFLLLISTVVNVTLILGSKAERNRHLSGDYVYHPLQEMNGELLAAEKEQTEDTCNPFRD comes from the exons ATGGCGTCGCCCAGGATATGCGGACTGCTCTTCCTGCCCTCGCTTCTCTGCTTGCTAGGAGTGGCGTGGTGCAGCCTGGGCTCGGG GGTTTCCCGCGACGATGACCTGCTGCTGCCTTACCCACTCGCGCGCACGCGTCCCTCGCGGGACTGCGCCCGGGTGCGCGCCGGCAGCCGcgagcaagagagctggcctccGCCGCCCGCGACCCCTGGCGCCAGCCACCGCGCGGCCGTGCGCACCTTTGTGTCGCACTTCGGGGGCCGCGCGGTGGCCGGCCACCTGACACGGGTCCCCGAGCCTCTGCGCACTTTCTCGGTGCTGGAGCCCGGGGGACCTGGAGGCTGCGCGCAGAAGCGCCGTGCCACCGTGGAAGACACAGCCGTCCCGGCCGGTTGCCTCATCGCCCAGAACGGTGGCTTCTTCCGCATGGGCACCGGCGAGTGCTTGGGGAACGTGGTGAGCGACGGGCGGCTGGTGAGCAGTTCCGGGGGGCTGCAGAACGCTCAGTTCGGGATCCGCCGCGACGGGACCTTGGTCACCGG GTACCTGTCTGAGGAGGAGGTTCTGGACACTGTGAACCCGTTTGAGCAGCTTCTGAGTGGGGTTGTGTGGCTCATCCGCAATGGGAGCATCTACATCAACGAGAGCCAAGCCACCGAGTGCGACGAGACACAGGAGACAG GTTCTTTCAGCAAATTTGTGAATGTGATATCAGCCAGGACAGCCGTGGGTCACGACCGTAAGGGGCAGCTCGTACTCTTCCatgcagatggacagacagagcaGCGTGG CATCAACCTGTGGGAGATGGCAGAGTTCCTGCTGAGACAAGATGTGGTCAATGCCATCAATCTGGATGGAGGTGGTTCCGCCACCTTTGTGCGCAACGGGACCCTGGCCAGTTACCCCTCGGATCACTG ccaggacaacatgTGGCGCTGTCCCCGCCACGTGTCCACcgtggtgtgtgtgcatgaaccCCGCTGCCAGCCACCCAACTGCAGTGGCCACGGGACCTGTGTGGATGGCCACTGCGAATGCACCGGCCGCTTCTGGCGGGGTGCCGCCTGCAGCGAGCTAGACTGCGGCCCCTCCAACTGCAGCCAGCATGGGCTGTGCACAGAGA CTGGCTGCCGCTGTGACGCTGGATGGACAGGGTCTAACTGCAGTGAAG AGTGTCCTCTGGGCTGGTACGGGCCAGGTTGCCAGAGGCCTTGCCAGTGTGAGCACCAGTGTCCCTGCGACCCCCAGACTGGCAACTGCAGCATCTCCCAAG TGAAGCAGTGTCTCCGGCCAACTGAGGCCACACCaagggcaggagagctggcctttTTCACCAG GACCACGTGGCTGGCACTTACCCTCATCCTAGTTTTCCTGCTGCTGATCAGCACTGTGGTCAATGTGACCTTGATCCTGGGCTCCAAGGCAGAGAGGAACCGACATCTCAGTGGGGACTATGTGTACCACCCACTGCAGGAGATGAACGGGGAACTGCTGGCTGCAGAGAAGGAACAAACAGAAGACACGTGCAACCCCTTCAGGGACTGA